The following proteins come from a genomic window of Acipenser ruthenus chromosome 44, fAciRut3.2 maternal haplotype, whole genome shotgun sequence:
- the LOC117431901 gene encoding uncharacterized protein LOC117431901 isoform X3: protein MLGRALLQTSLILWLAERSFQGGVKPQGNGALGRMFMPSAMRGNGGLGIGQGGMKAGGAGVPQGLQPGRGGAGAKPGKAGGRYPGGLPQQGLDPYGAGAGFKAMKAGPGLGQLGGGPGAGKQKPGYGGAGGKAQKQGYGAGAGGYPTGGQQPGYGAEPGLPTGLGAKAGKQAGYGNGGGAYPGAGLGNGYRAPYGNGQAGIPQAGKVKPAGYGNGGGAYPGAGLGNGYGNGQAGIPQAGKVKPAGYGNGGGAYPGAGLGNGYGNGQAGIPQAGKVKPAGYGNGGGAYPGAGLGNGYGNGQAGIPQAGKVKPAGYGNGGGAYPGAGLGNGYGNGQAGIPQAGKVKPAGYGNGGGAYPGAGLGNGYGNGYGNGYGAGVQPGYGNGYPSVLADGAGLGAKAGKGAGGLYGNGGPTGIGAEQAKYGGAGQGPYGAQPLLPAGLGANGKAGKYGGGQLPYGGQPVVPAGLGPDAGLGKYGGAGQLPYNGAPVMPAGLDGPYGGAQPYGGADEKSAGKYGNGGMGYMNGGAQPAGPETSDPSLPANPGSDSTSIPSPDTHSQSQLQLQAELEAQAKSQYNHPQLNAQLNPQFHPQTKGQTKGQKKPCKKGYNGQLGAPQGQGPYGGKEGKYGRNGFLGNGYRG, encoded by the exons ATGCTGGGACGCGCTCTGCTTCAGACCTCGTTGATCCTGTGGCTGGCCGAACGCTCTTTCCAAGGAG gAGTGAAGCCTCAGGGAAATGGAGCTCTGGGTCGCATGTTCATGCCATCAGCAATGAGAG GTAATGGTGGGTTAGGAATTGGCCAAGGAGGGATGAAAGCAGGAG GAGCCGGCGTACCTCAAGGACTGCAGCCTGGGCGTGGCGGAGCAGGAGCCAAGCCTGGCAAGGCAGGAg GTCGTTACCCTGGAGGGTTACCTCAGCAAGGTTTAG ATCCCTATGGTGCTGGGGCTGGTTTTAAAGCAATGAAAGCTG GACCTGGTTTGGGACAGTTGGGAGGGGGGCCAGGAGCAGGGAAACAGAAACCAG GCTATGGTGGTGCCGGAGGTAAGGCACAGAAGCAAg GCTATGGTGCTGGAGCAGGAGGTTACCCCACTGGGGGGCAACAGCCAGGCTATG GTGCTGAACCTGGACTCCCCACTGGACTGGGAGCCAAGGCTGGAAAACAAG CCGGATATGGTAACGGTGGGGGAGCCTATCCTGGGGCTGGATTGGGAAATGGGTACAGAGCTCCTTATGGGAATG GTCAAGCTGGGATTCCTCAAGCTGGCAAAGTCAAACCtgcag gctATGGTAACGGAGGGGGTGCTTATCCAGGCGCTGGGCTAGGAAATGGATATGGaaacg GTCAAGCTGGGATTCCTCAAGCTGGCAAAGTCAAACCtgcag gctATGGTAATGGAGGGGGTGCTTATCCAGGCGCTGGGCTAGGAAATGGATACGGAAACG GTCAAGCTGGGATTCCTCAAGCTGGCAAAGTCAAACCtgcag gctATGGTAACGGAGGGGGTGCTTATCCAGGCGCTGGGCTAGGAAATGGATACGGaaacg GTCAAGCTGGGATTCCTCAAGCTGGCAAAGTCAAACCtgcag gctATGGTAACGGAGGGGGTGCTTATCCAGGCGCTGGGCTAGGAAATGGATACGGaaacg GTCAAGCCGGGATTCCTCAAGCTGGCAAAGTCAAACCTGcag gctATGGTAACGGAGGGGGTGCTTATCCAGGCGCTGGGCTAGGAAATGGATACGGaaacg GATATGGCAACGGCTATGGAGCGGGAGTGCAGCCTGGATATGGCAACG GCTACCCCAGTGTGTTGGCTGATGGAGCTGGTCTTGGAGCGAAGGCAGGGAAGGGCGCAG GCGGTCTCTATGGCAACGGTGGTCCCACTGGTATCGGAGCAGAACAAGCCAAATATG gtggagCTGGTCAGGGCCCCTATGGTGCTCAGCCCCTCCTCCCCGCTGGGCTGGGAGCCAATGGGAAGGCTGGGAAGTATGGAGGTGGTCAGCTTCCCTATGGAGGACAGCCAGTGGTGCCGGCCGGACTAGGGCCTGATGCTGGACTGGGAAAATACG GGGGCGCTGGTCAGCTTCCTTACAACGGAGCCCCAGTGATGCCAGCTGGACTGGATG GACCCTATGGGGGAGCCCAGCCCTACGGAGGAGCTGATGAGAAATCAGCAGGAAAATAcg GCAATGGAGGCATGGGCTACATGAATGGTGGTGCACAACCAGCAG GTCCTGAAACCAGTGACCCATCCCTCCCAGCAAACCCTGGCAGCGACAGCACCAGTATTCCCAGTCCAGACACCCATTCCCAATCCCAGTTGCAGCTCCAGGCGGAGTTAGAGGCGCAGGCAAAATCGCAGTATAACCACCCACAGCTGAATGCGCAGCTGAACCCGCAATTCCACCCGCAAACCAAGGGGCAAACCAAGGGTCAGAAAAAGCCATGCAAGAAAG GCTACAACGGACAGCTGGGAGCCCCCCAGGGTCAAGGCCCCTACG gaGGCAAAGAAGGAAAATATGGACGAAACGGTTTCCTTGGCAACGGATACAGAG
- the LOC117431901 gene encoding uncharacterized protein LOC117431901 isoform X8: protein MLGRALLQTSLILWLAERSFQGGVKPQGNGALGRMFMPSAMRGNGGLGIGQGGMKAGGAGVPQGLQPGRGGAGAKPGKAGGRYPGGLPQQGLDPYGAGAGFKAMKAGPGLGQLGGGPGAGKQKPGYGGAGGKAQKQGYGAGAGGYPTGGQQPGYGAEPGLPTGLGAKAGKQAGYGNGGGAYPGAGLGNGYRAPYGNGQAGIPQAGKVKPAGYGNGGGAYPGAGLGNGYGNGQAGIPQAGKVKPAGYGNGGGAYPGAGLGNGYGNGQAGIPQAGKVKPAGYGNGGGAYPGAGLGNGYGNGQAGIPQAGKVKPAGYGNGGGAYPGAGLGNGYGNGQAGIPQAGKVKPAGYGNGGGAYPGAGLGNGYGNGYGNGYGAGVQPGYGNGGLYGNGGPTGIGAEQAKYGGAGQGPYGAQPLLPAGLGANGKAGKYGGGQLPYGGQPVVPAGLGPDAGLGKYGGAGQLPYNGAPVMPAGLDGPYGGAQPYGGADEKSAGKYGNGGMGYMNGGAQPAGPETSDPSLPANPGSDSTSIPSPDTHSQSQLQLQAELEAQAKSQYNHPQLNAQLNPQFHPQTKGQTKGQKKPCKKGYNGQLGAPQGQGPYGGKEGKYGRNGFLGNGYRG from the exons ATGCTGGGACGCGCTCTGCTTCAGACCTCGTTGATCCTGTGGCTGGCCGAACGCTCTTTCCAAGGAG gAGTGAAGCCTCAGGGAAATGGAGCTCTGGGTCGCATGTTCATGCCATCAGCAATGAGAG GTAATGGTGGGTTAGGAATTGGCCAAGGAGGGATGAAAGCAGGAG GAGCCGGCGTACCTCAAGGACTGCAGCCTGGGCGTGGCGGAGCAGGAGCCAAGCCTGGCAAGGCAGGAg GTCGTTACCCTGGAGGGTTACCTCAGCAAGGTTTAG ATCCCTATGGTGCTGGGGCTGGTTTTAAAGCAATGAAAGCTG GACCTGGTTTGGGACAGTTGGGAGGGGGGCCAGGAGCAGGGAAACAGAAACCAG GCTATGGTGGTGCCGGAGGTAAGGCACAGAAGCAAg GCTATGGTGCTGGAGCAGGAGGTTACCCCACTGGGGGGCAACAGCCAGGCTATG GTGCTGAACCTGGACTCCCCACTGGACTGGGAGCCAAGGCTGGAAAACAAG CCGGATATGGTAACGGTGGGGGAGCCTATCCTGGGGCTGGATTGGGAAATGGGTACAGAGCTCCTTATGGGAATG GTCAAGCTGGGATTCCTCAAGCTGGCAAAGTCAAACCtgcag gctATGGTAACGGAGGGGGTGCTTATCCAGGCGCTGGGCTAGGAAATGGATATGGaaacg GTCAAGCTGGGATTCCTCAAGCTGGCAAAGTCAAACCtgcag gctATGGTAATGGAGGGGGTGCTTATCCAGGCGCTGGGCTAGGAAATGGATACGGAAACG GTCAAGCTGGGATTCCTCAAGCTGGCAAAGTCAAACCtgcag gctATGGTAACGGAGGGGGTGCTTATCCAGGCGCTGGGCTAGGAAATGGATACGGaaacg GTCAAGCTGGGATTCCTCAAGCTGGCAAAGTCAAACCtgcag gctATGGTAACGGAGGGGGTGCTTATCCAGGCGCTGGGCTAGGAAATGGATACGGaaacg GTCAAGCCGGGATTCCTCAAGCTGGCAAAGTCAAACCTGcag gctATGGTAACGGAGGGGGTGCTTATCCAGGCGCTGGGCTAGGAAATGGATACGGaaacg GATATGGCAACGGCTATGGAGCGGGAGTGCAGCCTGGATATGGCAACG GCGGTCTCTATGGCAACGGTGGTCCCACTGGTATCGGAGCAGAACAAGCCAAATATG gtggagCTGGTCAGGGCCCCTATGGTGCTCAGCCCCTCCTCCCCGCTGGGCTGGGAGCCAATGGGAAGGCTGGGAAGTATGGAGGTGGTCAGCTTCCCTATGGAGGACAGCCAGTGGTGCCGGCCGGACTAGGGCCTGATGCTGGACTGGGAAAATACG GGGGCGCTGGTCAGCTTCCTTACAACGGAGCCCCAGTGATGCCAGCTGGACTGGATG GACCCTATGGGGGAGCCCAGCCCTACGGAGGAGCTGATGAGAAATCAGCAGGAAAATAcg GCAATGGAGGCATGGGCTACATGAATGGTGGTGCACAACCAGCAG GTCCTGAAACCAGTGACCCATCCCTCCCAGCAAACCCTGGCAGCGACAGCACCAGTATTCCCAGTCCAGACACCCATTCCCAATCCCAGTTGCAGCTCCAGGCGGAGTTAGAGGCGCAGGCAAAATCGCAGTATAACCACCCACAGCTGAATGCGCAGCTGAACCCGCAATTCCACCCGCAAACCAAGGGGCAAACCAAGGGTCAGAAAAAGCCATGCAAGAAAG GCTACAACGGACAGCTGGGAGCCCCCCAGGGTCAAGGCCCCTACG gaGGCAAAGAAGGAAAATATGGACGAAACGGTTTCCTTGGCAACGGATACAGAG
- the LOC117431901 gene encoding uncharacterized protein LOC117431901 isoform X1 has translation MLGRALLQTSLILWLAERSFQGGVKPQGNGALGRMFMPSAMRGNGGLGIGQGGMKAGGAGVPQGLQPGRGGAGAKPGKAGGRYPGGLPQQGLDPYGAGAGFKAMKAGPGLGQLGGGPGAGKQKPGYGGAGGKAQKQGYGAGAGGYPTGGQQPGYGAEPGLPTGLGAKAGKQAGYGNGGGAYPGAGLGNGYRAPYGNGQAGIPQAGKVKPAGYGNGGGAYPGAGLGNGYGNGQAGIPQAGKVKPAGYGNGGGAYPGAGLGNGYGNGQAGIPQAGKVKPAGYGNGGGAYPGAGLGNGYGNGQAGIPQAGKVKPAGYGNGGGAYPGAGLGNGYGNGQAGIPQAGKVKPAGYGNGGGAYPGAGLGNGYGNGQAGVPETAGYGNGYGAGVQPGYGNGYPSVLADGAGLGAKAGKGAGGLYGNGGPTGIGAEQAKYGGAGQGPYGAQPLLPAGLGANGKAGKYGGGQLPYGGQPVVPAGLGPDAGLGKYGGAGQLPYNGAPVMPAGLDGPYGGAQPYGGADEKSAGKYGNGGMGYMNGGAQPAGPETSDPSLPANPGSDSTSIPSPDTHSQSQLQLQAELEAQAKSQYNHPQLNAQLNPQFHPQTKGQTKGQKKPCKKGYNGQLGAPQGQGPYGGKEGKYGRNGFLGNGYRG, from the exons ATGCTGGGACGCGCTCTGCTTCAGACCTCGTTGATCCTGTGGCTGGCCGAACGCTCTTTCCAAGGAG gAGTGAAGCCTCAGGGAAATGGAGCTCTGGGTCGCATGTTCATGCCATCAGCAATGAGAG GTAATGGTGGGTTAGGAATTGGCCAAGGAGGGATGAAAGCAGGAG GAGCCGGCGTACCTCAAGGACTGCAGCCTGGGCGTGGCGGAGCAGGAGCCAAGCCTGGCAAGGCAGGAg GTCGTTACCCTGGAGGGTTACCTCAGCAAGGTTTAG ATCCCTATGGTGCTGGGGCTGGTTTTAAAGCAATGAAAGCTG GACCTGGTTTGGGACAGTTGGGAGGGGGGCCAGGAGCAGGGAAACAGAAACCAG GCTATGGTGGTGCCGGAGGTAAGGCACAGAAGCAAg GCTATGGTGCTGGAGCAGGAGGTTACCCCACTGGGGGGCAACAGCCAGGCTATG GTGCTGAACCTGGACTCCCCACTGGACTGGGAGCCAAGGCTGGAAAACAAG CCGGATATGGTAACGGTGGGGGAGCCTATCCTGGGGCTGGATTGGGAAATGGGTACAGAGCTCCTTATGGGAATG GTCAAGCTGGGATTCCTCAAGCTGGCAAAGTCAAACCtgcag gctATGGTAACGGAGGGGGTGCTTATCCAGGCGCTGGGCTAGGAAATGGATATGGaaacg GTCAAGCTGGGATTCCTCAAGCTGGCAAAGTCAAACCtgcag gctATGGTAATGGAGGGGGTGCTTATCCAGGCGCTGGGCTAGGAAATGGATACGGAAACG GTCAAGCTGGGATTCCTCAAGCTGGCAAAGTCAAACCtgcag gctATGGTAACGGAGGGGGTGCTTATCCAGGCGCTGGGCTAGGAAATGGATACGGaaacg GTCAAGCTGGGATTCCTCAAGCTGGCAAAGTCAAACCtgcag gctATGGTAACGGAGGGGGTGCTTATCCAGGCGCTGGGCTAGGAAATGGATACGGaaacg GTCAAGCCGGGATTCCTCAAGCTGGCAAAGTCAAACCTGcag gctATGGTAACGGAGGGGGTGCTTATCCAGGCGCTGGGCTAGGAAATGGATACGGaaacg GTCAGGCTGGAGTTCCAGAAACAGCAG GATATGGCAACGGCTATGGAGCGGGAGTGCAGCCTGGATATGGCAACG GCTACCCCAGTGTGTTGGCTGATGGAGCTGGTCTTGGAGCGAAGGCAGGGAAGGGCGCAG GCGGTCTCTATGGCAACGGTGGTCCCACTGGTATCGGAGCAGAACAAGCCAAATATG gtggagCTGGTCAGGGCCCCTATGGTGCTCAGCCCCTCCTCCCCGCTGGGCTGGGAGCCAATGGGAAGGCTGGGAAGTATGGAGGTGGTCAGCTTCCCTATGGAGGACAGCCAGTGGTGCCGGCCGGACTAGGGCCTGATGCTGGACTGGGAAAATACG GGGGCGCTGGTCAGCTTCCTTACAACGGAGCCCCAGTGATGCCAGCTGGACTGGATG GACCCTATGGGGGAGCCCAGCCCTACGGAGGAGCTGATGAGAAATCAGCAGGAAAATAcg GCAATGGAGGCATGGGCTACATGAATGGTGGTGCACAACCAGCAG GTCCTGAAACCAGTGACCCATCCCTCCCAGCAAACCCTGGCAGCGACAGCACCAGTATTCCCAGTCCAGACACCCATTCCCAATCCCAGTTGCAGCTCCAGGCGGAGTTAGAGGCGCAGGCAAAATCGCAGTATAACCACCCACAGCTGAATGCGCAGCTGAACCCGCAATTCCACCCGCAAACCAAGGGGCAAACCAAGGGTCAGAAAAAGCCATGCAAGAAAG GCTACAACGGACAGCTGGGAGCCCCCCAGGGTCAAGGCCCCTACG gaGGCAAAGAAGGAAAATATGGACGAAACGGTTTCCTTGGCAACGGATACAGAG
- the LOC117431901 gene encoding uncharacterized protein LOC117431901 isoform X2 yields MLGRALLQTSLILWLAERSFQGGVKPQGNGALGRMFMPSAMRGNGGLGIGQGGMKAGGAGVPQGLQPGRGGAGAKPGKAGGRYPGGLPQQGLDPYGAGAGFKAMKAGPGLGQLGGGPGAGKQKPGYGGAGGYGAGAGGYPTGGQQPGYGAEPGLPTGLGAKAGKQAGYGNGGGAYPGAGLGNGYRAPYGNGQAGIPQAGKVKPAGYGNGGGAYPGAGLGNGYGNGQAGIPQAGKVKPAGYGNGGGAYPGAGLGNGYGNGQAGIPQAGKVKPAGYGNGGGAYPGAGLGNGYGNGQAGIPQAGKVKPAGYGNGGGAYPGAGLGNGYGNGQAGIPQAGKVKPAGYGNGGGAYPGAGLGNGYGNGQAGVPETAGYGNGYGAGVQPGYGNGYPSVLADGAGLGAKAGKGAGGLYGNGGPTGIGAEQAKYGGAGQGPYGAQPLLPAGLGANGKAGKYGGGQLPYGGQPVVPAGLGPDAGLGKYGGAGQLPYNGAPVMPAGLDGPYGGAQPYGGADEKSAGKYGNGGMGYMNGGAQPAGPETSDPSLPANPGSDSTSIPSPDTHSQSQLQLQAELEAQAKSQYNHPQLNAQLNPQFHPQTKGQTKGQKKPCKKGYNGQLGAPQGQGPYGGKEGKYGRNGFLGNGYRG; encoded by the exons ATGCTGGGACGCGCTCTGCTTCAGACCTCGTTGATCCTGTGGCTGGCCGAACGCTCTTTCCAAGGAG gAGTGAAGCCTCAGGGAAATGGAGCTCTGGGTCGCATGTTCATGCCATCAGCAATGAGAG GTAATGGTGGGTTAGGAATTGGCCAAGGAGGGATGAAAGCAGGAG GAGCCGGCGTACCTCAAGGACTGCAGCCTGGGCGTGGCGGAGCAGGAGCCAAGCCTGGCAAGGCAGGAg GTCGTTACCCTGGAGGGTTACCTCAGCAAGGTTTAG ATCCCTATGGTGCTGGGGCTGGTTTTAAAGCAATGAAAGCTG GACCTGGTTTGGGACAGTTGGGAGGGGGGCCAGGAGCAGGGAAACAGAAACCAG GCTATGGTGGTGCCGGAG GCTATGGTGCTGGAGCAGGAGGTTACCCCACTGGGGGGCAACAGCCAGGCTATG GTGCTGAACCTGGACTCCCCACTGGACTGGGAGCCAAGGCTGGAAAACAAG CCGGATATGGTAACGGTGGGGGAGCCTATCCTGGGGCTGGATTGGGAAATGGGTACAGAGCTCCTTATGGGAATG GTCAAGCTGGGATTCCTCAAGCTGGCAAAGTCAAACCtgcag gctATGGTAACGGAGGGGGTGCTTATCCAGGCGCTGGGCTAGGAAATGGATATGGaaacg GTCAAGCTGGGATTCCTCAAGCTGGCAAAGTCAAACCtgcag gctATGGTAATGGAGGGGGTGCTTATCCAGGCGCTGGGCTAGGAAATGGATACGGAAACG GTCAAGCTGGGATTCCTCAAGCTGGCAAAGTCAAACCtgcag gctATGGTAACGGAGGGGGTGCTTATCCAGGCGCTGGGCTAGGAAATGGATACGGaaacg GTCAAGCTGGGATTCCTCAAGCTGGCAAAGTCAAACCtgcag gctATGGTAACGGAGGGGGTGCTTATCCAGGCGCTGGGCTAGGAAATGGATACGGaaacg GTCAAGCCGGGATTCCTCAAGCTGGCAAAGTCAAACCTGcag gctATGGTAACGGAGGGGGTGCTTATCCAGGCGCTGGGCTAGGAAATGGATACGGaaacg GTCAGGCTGGAGTTCCAGAAACAGCAG GATATGGCAACGGCTATGGAGCGGGAGTGCAGCCTGGATATGGCAACG GCTACCCCAGTGTGTTGGCTGATGGAGCTGGTCTTGGAGCGAAGGCAGGGAAGGGCGCAG GCGGTCTCTATGGCAACGGTGGTCCCACTGGTATCGGAGCAGAACAAGCCAAATATG gtggagCTGGTCAGGGCCCCTATGGTGCTCAGCCCCTCCTCCCCGCTGGGCTGGGAGCCAATGGGAAGGCTGGGAAGTATGGAGGTGGTCAGCTTCCCTATGGAGGACAGCCAGTGGTGCCGGCCGGACTAGGGCCTGATGCTGGACTGGGAAAATACG GGGGCGCTGGTCAGCTTCCTTACAACGGAGCCCCAGTGATGCCAGCTGGACTGGATG GACCCTATGGGGGAGCCCAGCCCTACGGAGGAGCTGATGAGAAATCAGCAGGAAAATAcg GCAATGGAGGCATGGGCTACATGAATGGTGGTGCACAACCAGCAG GTCCTGAAACCAGTGACCCATCCCTCCCAGCAAACCCTGGCAGCGACAGCACCAGTATTCCCAGTCCAGACACCCATTCCCAATCCCAGTTGCAGCTCCAGGCGGAGTTAGAGGCGCAGGCAAAATCGCAGTATAACCACCCACAGCTGAATGCGCAGCTGAACCCGCAATTCCACCCGCAAACCAAGGGGCAAACCAAGGGTCAGAAAAAGCCATGCAAGAAAG GCTACAACGGACAGCTGGGAGCCCCCCAGGGTCAAGGCCCCTACG gaGGCAAAGAAGGAAAATATGGACGAAACGGTTTCCTTGGCAACGGATACAGAG
- the LOC117431901 gene encoding uncharacterized protein LOC117431901 isoform X5 produces MLGRALLQTSLILWLAERSFQGGVKPQGNGALGRMFMPSAMRGNGGLGIGQGGMKAGGAGVPQGLQPGRGGAGAKPGKAGGRYPGGLPQQGLDPYGAGAGFKAMKAGPGLGQLGGGPGAGKQKPGYGGAGGKAQKQGYGAGAGGYPTGGQQPGYGAEPGLPTGLGAKAGKQAGYGNGGGAYPGAGLGNGYRAPYGNGQAGIPQAGKVKPAGYGNGGGAYPGAGLGNGYGNGQAGIPQAGKVKPAGYGNGGGAYPGAGLGNGYGNGQAGIPQAGKVKPAGYGNGGGAYPGAGLGNGYGNGQAGIPQAGKVKPAGYGNGGGAYPGAGLGNGYGNGQAGIPQAGKVKPAGYGNGGGAYPGAGLGNGYGNGQAGVPETAGYGNGYGAGVQPGYGNGGLYGNGGPTGIGAEQAKYGGAGQGPYGAQPLLPAGLGANGKAGKYGGGQLPYGGQPVVPAGLGPDAGLGKYGGAGQLPYNGAPVMPAGLDGPYGGAQPYGGADEKSAGKYGNGGMGYMNGGAQPAGPETSDPSLPANPGSDSTSIPSPDTHSQSQLQLQAELEAQAKSQYNHPQLNAQLNPQFHPQTKGQTKGQKKPCKKGYNGQLGAPQGQGPYGGKEGKYGRNGFLGNGYRG; encoded by the exons ATGCTGGGACGCGCTCTGCTTCAGACCTCGTTGATCCTGTGGCTGGCCGAACGCTCTTTCCAAGGAG gAGTGAAGCCTCAGGGAAATGGAGCTCTGGGTCGCATGTTCATGCCATCAGCAATGAGAG GTAATGGTGGGTTAGGAATTGGCCAAGGAGGGATGAAAGCAGGAG GAGCCGGCGTACCTCAAGGACTGCAGCCTGGGCGTGGCGGAGCAGGAGCCAAGCCTGGCAAGGCAGGAg GTCGTTACCCTGGAGGGTTACCTCAGCAAGGTTTAG ATCCCTATGGTGCTGGGGCTGGTTTTAAAGCAATGAAAGCTG GACCTGGTTTGGGACAGTTGGGAGGGGGGCCAGGAGCAGGGAAACAGAAACCAG GCTATGGTGGTGCCGGAGGTAAGGCACAGAAGCAAg GCTATGGTGCTGGAGCAGGAGGTTACCCCACTGGGGGGCAACAGCCAGGCTATG GTGCTGAACCTGGACTCCCCACTGGACTGGGAGCCAAGGCTGGAAAACAAG CCGGATATGGTAACGGTGGGGGAGCCTATCCTGGGGCTGGATTGGGAAATGGGTACAGAGCTCCTTATGGGAATG GTCAAGCTGGGATTCCTCAAGCTGGCAAAGTCAAACCtgcag gctATGGTAACGGAGGGGGTGCTTATCCAGGCGCTGGGCTAGGAAATGGATATGGaaacg GTCAAGCTGGGATTCCTCAAGCTGGCAAAGTCAAACCtgcag gctATGGTAATGGAGGGGGTGCTTATCCAGGCGCTGGGCTAGGAAATGGATACGGAAACG GTCAAGCTGGGATTCCTCAAGCTGGCAAAGTCAAACCtgcag gctATGGTAACGGAGGGGGTGCTTATCCAGGCGCTGGGCTAGGAAATGGATACGGaaacg GTCAAGCTGGGATTCCTCAAGCTGGCAAAGTCAAACCtgcag gctATGGTAACGGAGGGGGTGCTTATCCAGGCGCTGGGCTAGGAAATGGATACGGaaacg GTCAAGCCGGGATTCCTCAAGCTGGCAAAGTCAAACCTGcag gctATGGTAACGGAGGGGGTGCTTATCCAGGCGCTGGGCTAGGAAATGGATACGGaaacg GTCAGGCTGGAGTTCCAGAAACAGCAG GATATGGCAACGGCTATGGAGCGGGAGTGCAGCCTGGATATGGCAACG GCGGTCTCTATGGCAACGGTGGTCCCACTGGTATCGGAGCAGAACAAGCCAAATATG gtggagCTGGTCAGGGCCCCTATGGTGCTCAGCCCCTCCTCCCCGCTGGGCTGGGAGCCAATGGGAAGGCTGGGAAGTATGGAGGTGGTCAGCTTCCCTATGGAGGACAGCCAGTGGTGCCGGCCGGACTAGGGCCTGATGCTGGACTGGGAAAATACG GGGGCGCTGGTCAGCTTCCTTACAACGGAGCCCCAGTGATGCCAGCTGGACTGGATG GACCCTATGGGGGAGCCCAGCCCTACGGAGGAGCTGATGAGAAATCAGCAGGAAAATAcg GCAATGGAGGCATGGGCTACATGAATGGTGGTGCACAACCAGCAG GTCCTGAAACCAGTGACCCATCCCTCCCAGCAAACCCTGGCAGCGACAGCACCAGTATTCCCAGTCCAGACACCCATTCCCAATCCCAGTTGCAGCTCCAGGCGGAGTTAGAGGCGCAGGCAAAATCGCAGTATAACCACCCACAGCTGAATGCGCAGCTGAACCCGCAATTCCACCCGCAAACCAAGGGGCAAACCAAGGGTCAGAAAAAGCCATGCAAGAAAG GCTACAACGGACAGCTGGGAGCCCCCCAGGGTCAAGGCCCCTACG gaGGCAAAGAAGGAAAATATGGACGAAACGGTTTCCTTGGCAACGGATACAGAG